In Halichondria panicea chromosome 17, odHalPani1.1, whole genome shotgun sequence, a single window of DNA contains:
- the LOC135351260 gene encoding uncharacterized protein LOC135351260 has translation MSGREGGETVYMQGYSRGNTSTQPLMSDYNTQSTQGLVMTSQPVAIIGTTILVSVDEVMNYNPDKQLVWAICNLLFCCFPLSLIAFIFSVQALATQEQNIKAAHKFNKLSCGCNTASLVIGLLGYLGILGVAIWQIILAVDRQL, from the exons ATGTCAG GGCGAGAGGGTGGGGagacagtgtacatgcagggcTACAGTCGGGGGAACACTAGCACACAACCACTCATGTCCGATTACAACACACAGTCAACCCAG GGCCTAGTGATGACATCCCAGCCTGTAGCAATCATTGGGACCACTATACTAGTCTCTGTTGACGAGGTGATGAATTACAACCCCGACAAGCAGTTGGTCTGGGCTATATGTAACCTCCTCTTCTGCTGTTTTCCCTTGAGCTTGATTGCATTCATATTCAGTGTACAG gcactggcCACACAGGAACAGAACATCAAAGCTGCTCATAAGTTCAACAAGCTCTCGTGTGGCTGCAACACTGCCAGCCTAGTGATCGGCCTTCTAGGCTACCTGGGCATCCTGGGTGTGGCCATATGGCAAATAATACTGGCTGTGGATAGGCAACTGTGA
- the LOC135351333 gene encoding uncharacterized protein LOC135351333 — translation MGTPSEKSPLVDQREIIKPDATTTTKYRIAELISLTIATVVLVVMFIVNGLAASPNAAEVGLGNGTTAVSNEHCVEITPAGWTFSIWGVIYTWQALWIVYSWSFVFRPSFPRSIVFLTYNFYTIANLFNIIWSYLWGNDYAQVGYPIIALFSIALYSTISVQAIWLYRMTPTLMTRKSYKIDLYITRFLVLNGIFVYATWLTAATELNFAILLQDYIGYTSQTAATAALSVLSVVIVLYFVLENTILDRFLRFVFIVYPVLIWALSGILSAHWETDSDECLLLGKIPVSPSRVNPRFTLGVLILTVVLFAVRIVLWVLFALFRPLFKIGSEKSPLMERLESLKPDTTTTTSYRIAELVSLIIATVALVVVFIVNGLAASPNAAEYGFGNNTTAVSNEHCVEITPAGWTFSIWGVIYTWQALWIVYGWSFVFRPSFPRSIVFLTYNFYTIASIFNIIWTYLWGNDYAQVGYPIIALFSIALYSTVFVQAMWLYEVTPTLLTRKGFKVDLYITRFLVLNGILVYTTWLTAATELNFAILLQDYLEYSSQIASTVTLSVLTVVIVLYFVLENTILDRFLRFVFIVYPVLIWALSGILSAHWEADTDECLLLGKITESPTAVNRNFTLGVLILTVVLFAVRIVLWVLFAFFRPLFKTGSYEVA, via the coding sequence ATGGGAACTCCAAGTGAAAAATCACCCCTTGTGGATCAGCGGGAGATCATCAAGCCTGatgctactactactacaaAGTATCGAATTGCAGAGCTCATTTCGTTAACAATTGCAACGGTTGTTCTAGTAGTAATGTTCATTGTGAATGGCCTTGCTGCTTCTCCAAATGCGGCCGAAGTTGGTCTTGGAAATGGCACCACTGCAGTCTCAAATGAACATTGCGTTGAAATTACCCCTGCCGGATGGACCTTTTCAATTTGGGGAGTAATCTACACCTGGCAAGCCCTCTGGATTGTGTATAGCTGGTCTTTCGTGTTTCGCCCCTCTTTTCCACGATCGATTGTGTTCCTGACATACAACTTCTATACTATTGCCAACCTTTTCAATATCATCTGGAGCTATTTGTGGGGCAACGACTATGCCCAGGTAGGATATCCTATCATTGCATTGTTTTCGATCGCTCTTTATTCCACCATCTCTGTGCAAGCTATATGGTTGTACAGGATGACACCAACCCTGATGACAAGGAAAAGTTACAAGATCGATTTGTATATCACAAGGTTCTTGGTTCTCAACGGAATTTTTGTCTATGCTACCTGGCTGACAGCTGCTACTGAGCTAAACTTTGCAATTCTCTTGCAAGACTACATTGGATATACCAGCCAAACTGCTGCCACAGCAGCTCTCTCCGTCCTCTCAGTCGTGATTGTGCTCTATTTTGTCCTCGAGAACACTATTCTTGATAGATTCCTACGCTTTGTGTTCATTGTCTACCCGGTTCTGATCTGGGCACTCTCCGGAATTCTATCTGCCCACTGGGAAACCGATAGTGATGAGTGTCTCCTGTTGGGAAAAATACCCGTATCGCCAAGTCGTGTGAATCCAAGATTCACTCTAGGAGTTCTTATTCTTACCGTTGTGCTATTTGCTGTTAGGATTGTCCTGTGGGTTTTGTTTGCCCTTTTTAGGCCTTTGTTCAAAATTGGTAGTGAAAAATCACCCCTCATGGAACGACTTGAGAGCCTCAAACCTGATACTACTACAACTACAAGTTATCGAATTGCAGAGCTCGTTTCGTTGATAATTGCAACCGTTGCTCTAGTAGTTGTGTTCATTGTGAATGGCCTTGCTGCCTCTCCAAATGCGGCCGAATATGGTTTTGGAAATAACACCACTGCGGTCTCAAATGAACATTGTGTTGAAATTACCCCTGCCGGATGGACCTTTTCAATTTGGGGAGTAATCTACACCTGGCAAGCCCTCTGGATTGTGTATGGTTGGTCTTTTGTGTTTCGCCCCTCTTTTCCACGATCGATTGTGTTTCTGACTTACAACTTCTACACTATTGCTAGCATTTTCAACATAATTTGGACCTATTTGTGGGGTAACGACTATGCCCAAGTAGGATATCCTATCATTGCGTTGTTTTCGATTGCTCTTTATTCCACAGTCTTTGTGCAAGCTATGTGGCTGTACGAGGTGACACCAACCCTACTGACAAGGAAAGGTTTCAAGGTTGATTTGTACATCACAAGGTTTTTGGTTCTCAACGGAATTCTTGTTTATACGACCTGGCTGACAGCTGCTACTGAGTTGAACTTTGCAATTCTCTTGCAAGACTACCTTGAATATAGCAGCCAAATCGCTTCCACAGTAACTCTCTCCGTCCTCACAGTCGTGATTGTACTCTATTTTGTCCTCGAGAACACTATTCTTGATAGATTTCTACGCTTTGTGTTCATTGTCTACCCGGTTCTGATCTGGGCACTCTCCGGAATTCTGTCTGCCCACTGGGAAGCCGATACTGACGAGTGCCTTCTGTTGGGAAAGATAACCGAATCTCCTACTGCTGTGAATCGGAACTTCACTCTAGGAGTTCTTATTCTTACAGTTGTGTTATTTGCTGTTAGGATTGTTCTGTGGGTTTTGTTTGCCTTTTTTAGGCCTTTGTTCAAAACTGGCAGCTATGAAGTTGCCTAA